Genomic segment of Streptomyces alboniger:
CGCCTGCCTGGCAGAAGTCGTTGAGCAGGTGGTTCGTATAGCGGTTGATGTAGCGGCGGATGCCGCGGTGGTCGATGCCCGACATGGCGCCGGTGACCGCTCCGCGCAGCCGCTGGTGCTCGTCGCCCTCGACGAAGCTGCACATGGGCTGCCAGCTGAAGACGGGCGCGAGCGGGTGGTCCGGCCCGGCGGTGCCGTCCCGTACGGCACGCCAAATGCGCGAGTCCCGGGTGAACTGCGAGGGCGTGCGGACCATGTGGAGGTTCTCGCTGTGCCCGAGGACCGCCCAGATCGGCACGTCGTTGTGGATCAGCACGGGAGCGACCGCGCCGTGTTCGGCGCGCAGCTTCTCGTACAGGCCGGCGAGGTCGGCGTCCGCCTCGGGGCCGTAGAGGCGGCGCAAGCCCCCCGGCCCGAGGCCGTGGGCGGGGCAGCCGGGGGGCGGCGCGGCGGCGTCGTCGGTGCCGGGCCAGGAGGGGGAGGGAGTCGTCACGTTCGTCGCTCCGGGTTGGCGGAAGGGGGTGTGGGAGGCCGGGGTGTCAGACGCGGGCACCGGCCACCGTCAGGGAGTGGAGGTAGCGCATCAGGGTCATCAGGACGTCCCGGCTGGACTCCCTGAGACGGGCGTCGCAGGCCATGATCGGCACCGCGGGTTCCAGGTCCAGGGCCCTGCGCAACGTCTCGACCGGATGCCGGGGCGCGTCCGGGAAGTCGTTGACGGCGATGACGAACGGCACGCCGCGCTCCTCCAGGCGGCCGATCACGTCGAAGCTGACTTCGAGGCGGCGGGTGTCGATGAGCACGACCGCGCCGAGCGCGCCCTCGAACAGTCCGTTCCACAGGAACCAGAAGCGCTCCTGGCCGGGGGTGCCGAAGAGGTAGAGGACCAGTTCGTCGGAGATGCTGATGCGGCCGAAGTCCATGGCCACGGTGGTGGCCGTCTTCGTCTCGGAGCCGTAGTTGTCGTCGACGCCGATGCCCGCCTCGGTCATCGTCTCCTCGGTGGTCAGCGGACGGATCTCACTGACCGAGCCGACCATCGTCGTCTTGCCGACCCCGAACCCGCCGACGATCACGACCTTCACGGCGGCCGCGGCCGTGTGCGGCAGGACGTCCTCGCTGCGCGGGCCGGTGATCGTGTCCGTGTTCTTAGAGTTTCTGAAGTCCATGCATCACCGCTTCGAGAAGGGACCGGTCGGGGAGCGCGGAACGGACGATGGGGGCGCGCGCCTGGACGAGCCCGGTCGCGAGTAACTCCGTCAGGACGACGGTCACCACGCTGAACGGCAGCGCCAGATACGCCGACAGCTCGGCGACGGAGAGCGGCGTCCCGCACAGTCGCAGCACCGCCGAGTGCTCAGGCTGCGCCATGGGCGACGCTTCGCCCTGGGCCACGATCAGCGTCACGAGGTCGAGGGGCGCCCGCTCCGAGTCCTCGCCCGTCAGGATGTACAGCCGCGCCGGGTTCTCGGGGGTGCGGCGTTCGCGCTGGGGAGGGGCGTCCGGGTCGGGGGCGTCTCTGGCGGGGGCGTCCCGCCGGGAAGGGAGATCCCCGTTCGAAGGGCCGTGCGCAGGGCCTTGCGGAGGAGTCATACGGCCTGCCCGTCACGCCGTGGGGGGCTCGTCAGATGGGCCCCGATGCGTACGACGAGGTCGCGCATCCGGGTGCCGACGAGGCCCGCGTCGACGGTCTCGTCGGCGAGCACCGCGAGGTAGGCGCCGGCACCGGCGGCCATCATGTAGAAGTAGCCGCCGTCGATCTCGATGATGACCAT
This window contains:
- a CDS encoding GTP-binding protein encodes the protein MDFRNSKNTDTITGPRSEDVLPHTAAAAVKVVIVGGFGVGKTTMVGSVSEIRPLTTEETMTEAGIGVDDNYGSETKTATTVAMDFGRISISDELVLYLFGTPGQERFWFLWNGLFEGALGAVVLIDTRRLEVSFDVIGRLEERGVPFVIAVNDFPDAPRHPVETLRRALDLEPAVPIMACDARLRESSRDVLMTLMRYLHSLTVAGARV
- a CDS encoding DUF742 domain-containing protein; protein product: MTPPQGPAHGPSNGDLPSRRDAPARDAPDPDAPPQRERRTPENPARLYILTGEDSERAPLDLVTLIVAQGEASPMAQPEHSAVLRLCGTPLSVAELSAYLALPFSVVTVVLTELLATGLVQARAPIVRSALPDRSLLEAVMHGLQKL